The following are from one region of the Paenalkalicoccus suaedae genome:
- a CDS encoding zf-HC2 domain-containing protein: MACSKETITLIHRYLDEELTSTEAKALEAHVASCPSCSEHLKELQRTVAIVQSSSHFKAPENLTANVMKQLPKQAQRKKWQHFLKRHPFALTAATFFLVFLLSLSSAIGGDSRDIVVQGDGQFIVNEAEGTVIVPEGERIEGNVVVRNGNIEVHGEVVGDITVINGRSMQASTQQITGEIEEINEIMERIWFETKGFFRDVLTFGDRERNEEE, encoded by the coding sequence ATGGCGTGTTCAAAAGAAACAATCACCCTCATTCATCGTTATTTAGACGAAGAATTGACGTCTACCGAGGCAAAAGCGCTAGAGGCACATGTTGCATCGTGCCCAAGCTGTTCGGAGCATCTAAAAGAGTTGCAGCGAACAGTTGCTATCGTGCAAAGCTCATCTCACTTTAAGGCGCCAGAGAATCTAACGGCGAATGTGATGAAGCAGCTTCCTAAGCAAGCACAGCGAAAGAAGTGGCAACACTTTTTAAAGCGTCATCCGTTTGCGCTGACAGCAGCGACGTTTTTCCTTGTCTTTCTCTTAAGTCTTTCTTCTGCTATTGGAGGAGACTCACGAGATATCGTTGTACAAGGGGACGGACAATTTATTGTGAACGAAGCGGAAGGCACTGTTATTGTACCTGAAGGAGAACGAATCGAAGGGAATGTAGTCGTTCGAAACGGTAATATAGAGGTGCACGGTGAAGTTGTCGGAGATATTACTGTAATAAATGGACGAAGTATGCAGGCTTCGACGCAACAAATCACGGGTGAAATCGAAGAAATAAACGAAATTATGGAACGAATTTGGTTTGAAACAAAAGGGTTCTTCCGTGATGTCTTAACTTTTGGTGATAGAGAGCGTAACGAAGAAGAGTAA
- the sigW gene encoding RNA polymerase sigma factor SigW, with amino-acid sequence MDIVVKKIVAEVKKGNQDAFAELMDLYKDKVYHIAYRMLGNSHEAQDVAQEAFLRAYTNIDSYDTNRKFSTWIFRIATNLSIDRIRKKKPDFHLEDQVAGTEDLDYHSQFAADEDLPEDQVVQLEMQEWVQQEIMELPPKYRSAIILKYIEDLSLKEISEILNLPVATVKTRIHRGREALRKRLR; translated from the coding sequence ATGGACATCGTCGTAAAAAAAATAGTAGCAGAAGTGAAGAAGGGTAACCAAGATGCCTTTGCAGAGCTGATGGATCTGTATAAAGACAAGGTTTATCATATTGCATATCGCATGCTTGGTAACTCTCATGAGGCTCAGGATGTCGCGCAAGAGGCATTCCTGCGTGCTTACACTAACATAGATTCGTACGATACGAATAGAAAATTTTCAACATGGATCTTTCGAATTGCAACCAATCTCTCGATCGATCGTATAAGAAAGAAGAAGCCAGATTTTCATCTAGAGGATCAAGTGGCGGGAACGGAGGATTTGGATTACCACTCTCAGTTTGCCGCAGACGAAGATCTTCCTGAGGATCAGGTGGTGCAGCTTGAGATGCAGGAATGGGTGCAACAGGAAATTATGGAGCTCCCTCCGAAGTATCGATCTGCGATTATTTTAAAATATATCGAGGATTTATCATTAAAGGAGATCAGTGAAATTCTGAATCTCCCTGTAGCAACGGTCAAGACGCGAATTCATCGCGGTCGAGAAGCGTTGCGAAAGCGACTGCGTTAG
- the cdaA gene encoding diadenylate cyclase CdaA, translating to MLEEVTILDVITIIVDIVLVAYVIYKLIMIIRGTRAVQLVKGITVILAVWFLSGFLGLNTLQFIMQQAVTYGLLAIIIIFQPELRRALEQLGRGRFFSSSGGENEQEVKENIEHLINASKYMGKRRIGALITLERDTGMSDYVETGIAMNAKLTSELLINVFIPNTPLHDGAVIIKNDEILAAGCYLPLSENPFISKELGTRHRAALGVSEVSDAITIAVSEETGSISVAMEGDLHRNVDEAALRKLLVNGLFKQENGGSSRWQWGGKKKNG from the coding sequence ATGCTTGAAGAAGTTACTATATTAGACGTTATCACGATCATCGTGGACATTGTCCTCGTTGCATACGTGATTTATAAATTAATTATGATTATTCGTGGGACCAGAGCGGTCCAGCTTGTAAAAGGTATTACCGTTATTTTAGCTGTTTGGTTTCTAAGTGGCTTCTTAGGGTTAAACACGTTGCAATTTATCATGCAACAGGCCGTTACATATGGTCTCCTGGCCATTATCATTATCTTCCAGCCCGAGCTCAGACGCGCGCTTGAGCAGTTAGGTCGAGGCCGATTCTTTTCTAGCAGTGGTGGGGAGAATGAGCAGGAGGTCAAGGAGAATATTGAGCACTTGATCAACGCGTCCAAGTACATGGGTAAGCGTCGCATTGGTGCGCTTATCACGCTTGAGCGCGACACGGGGATGAGTGATTACGTGGAGACAGGGATTGCGATGAACGCCAAGCTCACCTCTGAGCTGCTCATCAACGTCTTTATCCCTAATACACCGCTACACGACGGCGCCGTGATCATCAAAAACGATGAGATCTTAGCTGCTGGATGCTATTTACCTTTATCAGAAAATCCATTTATTTCGAAAGAATTAGGTACACGCCATAGAGCGGCGCTTGGCGTCTCCGAAGTATCAGACGCTATTACGATCGCAGTGTCAGAAGAAACGGGGTCGATTTCGGTTGCCATGGAAGGGGACCTTCATCGCAACGTAGACGAAGCAGCGCTCCGAAAGCTTTTAGTAAACGGGCTTTTTAAGCAAGAAAATGGTGGCTCATCCCGTTGGCAGTGGGGAGGGAAGAAGAAAAATGGATAA